One genomic segment of Burkholderia multivorans ATCC BAA-247 includes these proteins:
- a CDS encoding phytoene/squalene synthase family protein, whose product MTTHTDPAYLLGDLLKNVSRSFYLTLRVLPDGMREPVGLAYLLARAADTIADTALVVPERRAALLNALRDEIERLGDGVALSAALDDVTRMQTDSHEHVLLGSMQPMLALLRAQPDADRTSIRKVVATLTSGMEFDLRTFPDEQSGQLAVLPTRDVLDRYTYLVAGCVGEFWTDMTAMHTRAARGWDVPAMRERGIRFGKALQMTNILRDCAKDLRIGRCYLPEDALAAHGLSAADLLAPDAYPRARGVLFDLLRVALDQYRDAGTYTVAIPRRFVRLRLACLWPILIGLETLELLAGHDGWLDPAKPAKVPRKRIYRIMASSLAFVGSNAAIRARIAALVDAVDARIASR is encoded by the coding sequence ATGACGACTCATACCGATCCCGCCTATCTGCTCGGCGACCTGCTGAAGAACGTTTCCCGCTCCTTCTATCTGACGCTGCGCGTGCTGCCCGACGGCATGCGCGAGCCGGTCGGTCTCGCGTATCTGCTCGCGCGCGCGGCCGACACGATCGCCGACACGGCGCTCGTCGTGCCCGAGCGGCGCGCGGCGCTGCTGAACGCGCTGCGCGACGAGATCGAGCGGCTCGGCGACGGCGTCGCGCTGTCGGCCGCACTCGACGACGTGACGCGGATGCAGACCGATTCGCACGAGCACGTGCTGCTCGGCTCGATGCAGCCGATGCTCGCGCTGCTGCGCGCGCAGCCGGACGCGGATCGCACGTCGATCCGCAAGGTCGTCGCGACGCTGACGTCGGGCATGGAATTCGACCTGCGCACGTTCCCGGACGAGCAGTCGGGCCAGCTTGCGGTGCTCCCGACGCGCGACGTGCTCGACCGCTATACGTATCTCGTCGCCGGCTGCGTCGGCGAGTTCTGGACCGACATGACGGCCATGCACACGCGCGCGGCGCGCGGCTGGGACGTGCCGGCGATGCGCGAGCGCGGAATCCGCTTCGGCAAGGCGCTGCAGATGACGAACATCCTGCGCGACTGCGCGAAGGATCTGCGGATCGGCCGCTGCTATCTGCCGGAGGACGCGCTCGCCGCGCACGGGCTGAGCGCGGCCGATCTGCTCGCACCCGACGCGTATCCGCGCGCGCGCGGCGTGCTGTTCGACCTGCTGCGCGTCGCGCTCGACCAGTATCGCGATGCCGGTACGTATACGGTGGCGATTCCGCGTCGCTTCGTGCGGCTGCGGCTCGCGTGCCTGTGGCCGATCCTGATCGGCCTCGAAACGCTCGAACTGCTGGCCGGCCACGACGGCTGGCTCGATCCGGCGAAACCGGCCAAGGTGCCGAGAAAGCGGATCTATCGAATCATGGCGTCGTCGCTCGCGTTCGTCGGATCGAACGCGGCGATCCGCGCGCGCATCGCGGCGCTCGTCGACGCGGTCGACGCACGGATCGCATCGCGGTAA
- a CDS encoding porin, protein MKKRVVVAMTAAGLAAATAAHAQSSVTLYGIVDNGLAYQNNAAPSTGATSGGHSKVSMSTGVWAGSRFGLKGNEDLGGGTKAIFQLEAGVNTATGASQWTGGIFTRQAWVGLTNAAYGTLTAGRQYTAYYTLLSPYSPTTWLTGAYGAHPGDIDSLDTSYRANNSLVYMSPKFYGFTVGGSYSFGGVPGSVNRGSTWSAAIQYLNGPAGIAVGYQRVNNSTLGGGAWGDNSTVTSGGQPAVSAINNGYATAQSQQRLGVTAGYQFTPAWDVSVSYTNVQYIPGIGSSFHNTAIFNTAGAVLHWKAAAQWDFAAGYSYTAATKSNGISSSAKYHQVTLSQYYSLSKRTGLYALEAYQHASGNTLSRAGAIQSATTQIGDGVAAGAGQNQIAVGVGMIHRF, encoded by the coding sequence ATGAAAAAGCGCGTCGTCGTCGCCATGACGGCAGCCGGCCTTGCGGCCGCTACCGCCGCCCACGCTCAGAGCAGCGTGACCCTGTACGGTATCGTCGATAACGGTCTGGCGTACCAGAATAACGCGGCACCGTCGACCGGCGCGACGAGCGGCGGTCATTCGAAGGTGTCGATGTCCACCGGCGTGTGGGCAGGCAGCCGCTTCGGCCTGAAGGGCAACGAAGACCTCGGCGGCGGCACGAAGGCGATCTTCCAGCTCGAAGCCGGCGTGAACACGGCAACGGGCGCATCGCAGTGGACGGGCGGCATCTTCACGCGTCAGGCGTGGGTCGGCCTGACGAACGCGGCGTACGGTACGCTGACGGCCGGTCGCCAGTACACGGCGTACTACACGCTGCTGTCGCCGTACAGCCCGACGACGTGGCTGACGGGCGCATACGGCGCGCACCCGGGTGATATCGACTCGCTGGATACGAGCTACCGCGCGAACAATTCGCTCGTCTACATGTCGCCGAAGTTCTACGGCTTCACGGTCGGCGGCTCGTACTCGTTCGGCGGCGTGCCGGGCAGCGTGAACCGCGGCTCGACGTGGAGCGCGGCGATCCAGTACCTGAACGGCCCGGCAGGCATCGCGGTCGGCTATCAGCGCGTCAACAACTCGACGCTCGGCGGCGGCGCGTGGGGCGACAACTCGACGGTCACGAGCGGCGGCCAGCCGGCCGTGTCGGCGATCAACAACGGCTACGCGACGGCGCAATCGCAGCAGCGCCTCGGCGTGACGGCCGGCTACCAGTTCACGCCGGCGTGGGACGTATCCGTGTCCTACACGAACGTCCAGTACATCCCGGGCATCGGCTCGTCGTTCCACAACACCGCGATCTTCAACACGGCCGGCGCCGTGCTGCACTGGAAGGCAGCGGCTCAGTGGGACTTCGCGGCAGGCTACTCGTACACGGCCGCAACGAAGTCGAACGGCATCTCGAGCTCGGCGAAGTACCACCAGGTCACGCTGTCGCAGTACTACAGCCTGTCGAAGCGCACGGGCCTGTACGCACTCGAGGCGTACCAGCACGCGAGCGGCAATACGCTGAGCCGCGCGGGCGCGATCCAGTCGGCAACGACGCAAATCGGCGACGGCGTGGCAGCAGGTGCCGGCCAGAACCAGATCGCCGTCGGCGTCGGCATGATCCACCGCTTCTGA
- a CDS encoding cupin domain-containing protein, protein MTTRTSLRRALVGAVLALGAVSVVPTHAHETGDAAHAIMRQTVPEAPGKLAVVAIVDYAPGQASEPHRHLGSVFAVVSKGEVLSQVNDGPLRRYRAGEGWYEPPGARHQVSRNASESEPAQLVVFALTGEHDPLKSPMER, encoded by the coding sequence ATGACGACCCGCACCTCCTTGCGCCGCGCGCTCGTCGGCGCGGTGCTCGCGCTCGGCGCCGTGTCGGTCGTGCCGACGCACGCACACGAGACAGGCGACGCCGCGCACGCGATCATGCGGCAGACCGTGCCCGAAGCGCCGGGCAAGCTCGCGGTCGTCGCAATCGTCGACTATGCGCCCGGTCAGGCATCCGAACCGCATCGGCATCTCGGCTCGGTCTTCGCGGTCGTGTCGAAAGGCGAAGTGTTGTCGCAAGTCAACGACGGCCCGCTGCGGCGCTATCGCGCCGGCGAAGGCTGGTACGAGCCGCCGGGCGCGCGCCACCAGGTGTCGCGCAATGCGAGCGAGAGCGAGCCGGCGCAGCTCGTCGTGTTCGCACTGACCGGCGAGCACGATCCGCTGAAGTCGCCGATGGAGCGGTGA
- a CDS encoding carboxymuconolactone decarboxylase family protein, which yields MQPRLNFYAASPNAIKVMRNAEDFLAKSSIEKPLAELVRLRASQINGCAFCVDMHTTDARKGGETDRRLATVVAWRETPFFTARERAALEWTEALTLIAEDHVPDAVWESVKPHFSDEELFDLSLLIATINAWNRFAIAFRKMPE from the coding sequence ATGCAACCGCGTCTGAACTTCTATGCCGCCAGCCCGAATGCGATCAAGGTGATGCGCAACGCCGAGGACTTCCTCGCGAAAAGCTCGATCGAAAAGCCGCTCGCGGAGCTCGTCCGCCTGCGCGCGTCGCAGATCAACGGCTGCGCGTTCTGCGTCGACATGCATACGACCGACGCGCGCAAAGGCGGCGAAACCGATCGCCGCCTCGCGACCGTCGTCGCCTGGCGCGAAACGCCGTTCTTCACCGCACGCGAGCGCGCCGCGCTCGAATGGACCGAGGCGCTGACGCTGATCGCCGAGGACCACGTGCCCGATGCGGTGTGGGAATCGGTGAAGCCGCACTTCAGCGACGAGGAGCTGTTCGACCTGTCGCTGCTGATCGCGACGATCAACGCGTGGAATCGCTTTGCGATCGCGTTCCGCAAGATGCCCGAGTGA